The following proteins are co-located in the Chlorocebus sabaeus isolate Y175 chromosome 21, mChlSab1.0.hap1, whole genome shotgun sequence genome:
- the NOD1 gene encoding nucleotide-binding oligomerization domain-containing protein 1 isoform X4 has translation MEEQGHSEMEIIPSESHPHIQLLKSNRELLVTRIRNTQCLVDNLLKNDYFSTEDAEIVCACPTQPDKVRKILDLVQSKGEEVSEFFLYLLQQLADAYVDLRPWLLEIGFSPSLLVQSKVVVNTDPVSRYTQQLRHHLGRDSKFMLCYAQKEELLLEEIYMDTIMELVGFSNESLGSLDSLACLLDHTTGILNEQGETIFILGDAGVGKSMLLQRLQSLWATGRLDAGVKFFFHFRCRMFSCFRESDRLCLQDLLFKHYCYPEQDPEEVFAFLLRFPHVALFTFDGLDELHSDLDLSRVPDSSCPWEPAHPLVLLANLLSGKLLKGASKLLTARTGIEVPRQFLRKKVLLRGFSPSHLRAYARKMFPERALQDHLLSQLEANPNLCSLCSVPLFCWIIFRCFQHFRAAFEGSPQLPNCMMTLTDVFLLVTEVHLNRMQPSSLVQRNTRSPVETLRAGRDTLCSLGQVAHRGMERSLFVFTQEEVQASGLQEGDMQLGFLRALPELGPGGDQQSYEFFHLTLQAFFTAFFLVLDDKVGTRELLRFFQEWMPPGGAAAASCYPPFLPFQCLRGIGPSREDLFKNKDHFQFTNLFLCGLLSKAKQKLLRHLVPAAALRRKRKALWAHLFSSLRGYLKSLPRVQVESFNQVQAMPTFIWMLRCIYETQSQKVGQLAARGICANYLKLTYCNACSADCSALSFVLHHFPKRLALDLDNNNLNDYGVRELRPCFSRLTVIRLSVNQITDGGVKVLSEELTKYKIVTYLGLYNNQITDVGARYVTKILDECKGLTHLKLGKNKITSEGGKCLALAVKNSKSISDVGLASNGVSTEGGKSLARALQQNTSLEILWLTQNELDDEVAESLAEMLKVNQTLKHLWLIQNQITAKGTAQLADALQSNTGITEICLNGNLIKPEEAKVYEDEKRIICF, from the exons ATGGAAGAGCAGGGCCACAGTGAGATGGAAATAATCCCATCAGAGTCTCACCCCCACATTCAATTACTGAAAAGCAACCGGGAACTTCTGGTCACTCGCATCCGCAACACTCAGTGTCTGGTGGACAACTTACTGAAGAATGACTACTTCTCCACCGAAGACGCCGAGATTGTGTGTGCCTGCCCCACCCAGCCTGACAAG GTCCGCAAAATTCTGGACCTGGTACAGAGCAAGGGCGAAGAGGTATCCGAGTTCTTCCTCTACTTGCTCCAGCAACTTGCAGATGCTTACGTGGACCTCAGGCCTTGGCTGCTGGAGATCGGCTTCTCCCCTTCCCTGCTCGTTCAGAGCAAAGTCGTGGTCAACACTGACCCAG TGAGCAGGTACACCCAGCAGCTGCGACACCACCTGGGCCGTGACTCCAAGTTCATGCTGTGCTATGCCCAAAAGGAGGAGCTGCTGCTGGAGGAGATCTACATGGACACCATCATGGAGCTGGTCGGCTTCAGCAATGAGAGCCTGGGCAGCCTGGACAGCCTGGCCTGCCTCCTGGACCACACCACCGGCATCCTCAATGAGCAGGGCGAGACCATCTTCATCTTGGGCGATGCTGGGGTGGGCAAGTCCATGCTGCTGCAGCGGCTGCAGAGCCTCTGGGCCACGGGCCGGCTAGACGCAGGGGTCAAATTCTTCTTTCACTTTCGCTGCCGCATGTTCAGCTGCTTCAGGGAAAGTGACAGGCTGTGTCTGCAGGACTTGCTCTTCAAGCACTACTGCTACCCGGAGCAGGACCCTGAGGAGGTGTTCGCCTTTCTGCTGCGCTTCCCCCATGTGGCCCTCTTCACCTTTGACGGCCTGGACGAGCTGCACTCGGACTTGGACCTGAGCCGCGTGCCTGACAGCTCCTGCCCCTGGGAGCCTGCCCACCCCCTCGTCCTGCTGGCCAACCTGCTCAGCGGGAAGCTGCTCAAGGGGGCTAGCAAGCTGCTCACGGCCCGCACAGGCATCGAGGTCCCGCGCCAGTTCCTGCGGAAGAAGGTGCTTCTCCGGGGCTTCTCCCCCAGCCACCTGCGTGCCTATGCCAGGAAGATGTTCCCCGAGCGGGCTCTGCAGGACCACCTGCTGAGCCAGCTGGAGGCCAACCCCAACCTCTGCAGCCTGTGCTCTGTACCCCTCTTCTGCTGGATCATCTTCCGGTGCTTCCAGCACTTCCGTGCCGCCTTCGAAGGCTCACCACAGCTGCCCAACTGCATGATGACCCTGACGGACGTCTTCCTGCTGGTCACTGAGGTCCACCTGAACAGGATGCAGCCCAGCAGCCTGGTGCAGCGGAACACACGCAGCCCGGTGGAGACCCTCCGCGCCGGCCGGGACACTCTGTGCTCGCTGGGGCAGGTGGCCCACCGGGGCATGGAGAGGAGCCTCTTTGTCTTCACCCAGGAGGAGGTGCAGGCCTCCGGGCTGCAGGAGGGAGACATGCAGCTGGGCTTCCTGCGGGCTTTGCCGGAGCTGGGCCCCGGGGGCGACCAGCAGTCCTATGAGTTTTTCCATCTCACCCTCCAGGCCTTCTTTACAGCCTTTTTCCTTGTGCTGGACGACAAGGTGGGCACTCGGGAGCTGCTCAGGTTCTTCCAGGAGTGGATGCCCCCTGGGGGGGCAGCGGCCGCATCCTGCTATCCTCCCTTCCTCCCGTTCCAGTGCCTGCGGGGCATCGGTCCATCACGGGAAGACCTCTTCAAGAACAAGGATCACTTCCAGTTCACCAACCTCTTCCTGTGTGGGCTGTTGTCCAAAGCCAAACAGAAGCTCTTGCGGCACCTGGTGCCCGCGGCAGCCCTGAGGAGGAAGCGCAAAGCCCTGTGGGCACACCTGTTTTCCAGCCTGCGGGGCTATCTGAAGAGCCTGCCCCGAGTTCAGGTCGAAAGCTTCAACCAGGTGCAGGCCATGCCCACGTTCATCTGGATGCTGCGCTGCATCTATGAGACGCAGAGCCAGAAGGTGGGGCAGCTGGCGGCCAGGGGCATCTGCGCCAACTACCTCAAGCTGACCTACTGCAATGCTTGCTCGGCTGACTGCAGCGCCCTGTCCTTCGTCCTGCATCACTTCCCCAAGCGGCTGGCCCTAGACCTGGACAACAACAATCTCAACGACTACGGCGTGCGGGAGCTGCGGCCCTGCTTCAGCCGCCTCACCGTTATCAG ACTCAGTGTAAACCAGATCACTGACGGTGGGGTAAAGGTGCTAAGCGAAGAGCTGACCAAATACAAAATTGTGACATATTTGGG TTTATACAACAACCAGATCACCGATGTCGGAGCCAGGTACGTCACCAAAATCCTGGATGAATGCAAAGGCCTCACACACCTTAA ActgggaaaaaacaaaataacgaGTGAAGGAGGGAAGTGTCTCGCCCTGGCTGTGAAGAACAGCAAATCAATCTCTGACGTTGG TCTTGCGTCCAACGGCGTCTCCACAGAAGGAGGAAAGAGTCTCGCGAGGGCCCTGCAGCAGAACACGTCTCTAGAAATACTGTG gttGACCCAAAATGAACTCGACGATGAAGTGGCAGAGAGTTTGGCAGAAATGTTGAAAGTCAACCAGACGTTAAAGCATTTATG
- the NOD1 gene encoding nucleotide-binding oligomerization domain-containing protein 1 isoform X1 gives MEEQGHSEMEIIPSESHPHIQLLKSNRELLVTRIRNTQCLVDNLLKNDYFSTEDAEIVCACPTQPDKVRKILDLVQSKGEEVSEFFLYLLQQLADAYVDLRPWLLEIGFSPSLLVQSKVVVNTDPVSRYTQQLRHHLGRDSKFMLCYAQKEELLLEEIYMDTIMELVGFSNESLGSLDSLACLLDHTTGILNEQGETIFILGDAGVGKSMLLQRLQSLWATGRLDAGVKFFFHFRCRMFSCFRESDRLCLQDLLFKHYCYPEQDPEEVFAFLLRFPHVALFTFDGLDELHSDLDLSRVPDSSCPWEPAHPLVLLANLLSGKLLKGASKLLTARTGIEVPRQFLRKKVLLRGFSPSHLRAYARKMFPERALQDHLLSQLEANPNLCSLCSVPLFCWIIFRCFQHFRAAFEGSPQLPNCMMTLTDVFLLVTEVHLNRMQPSSLVQRNTRSPVETLRAGRDTLCSLGQVAHRGMERSLFVFTQEEVQASGLQEGDMQLGFLRALPELGPGGDQQSYEFFHLTLQAFFTAFFLVLDDKVGTRELLRFFQEWMPPGGAAAASCYPPFLPFQCLRGIGPSREDLFKNKDHFQFTNLFLCGLLSKAKQKLLRHLVPAAALRRKRKALWAHLFSSLRGYLKSLPRVQVESFNQVQAMPTFIWMLRCIYETQSQKVGQLAARGICANYLKLTYCNACSADCSALSFVLHHFPKRLALDLDNNNLNDYGVRELRPCFSRLTVIRLSVNQITDGGVKVLSEELTKYKIVTYLGLYNNQITDVGARYVTKILDECKGLTHLKLGKNKITSEGGKCLALAVKNSKSISDVGMWGNQVGDEGAKAFAEALRNHPSLTTLSLASNGVSTEGGKSLARALQQNTSLEILWLTQNELDDEVAESLAEMLKVNQTLKHLWLIQNQITAKGTAQLADALQSNTGITEICLNGNLIKPEEAKVYEDEKRIICF, from the exons ATGGAAGAGCAGGGCCACAGTGAGATGGAAATAATCCCATCAGAGTCTCACCCCCACATTCAATTACTGAAAAGCAACCGGGAACTTCTGGTCACTCGCATCCGCAACACTCAGTGTCTGGTGGACAACTTACTGAAGAATGACTACTTCTCCACCGAAGACGCCGAGATTGTGTGTGCCTGCCCCACCCAGCCTGACAAG GTCCGCAAAATTCTGGACCTGGTACAGAGCAAGGGCGAAGAGGTATCCGAGTTCTTCCTCTACTTGCTCCAGCAACTTGCAGATGCTTACGTGGACCTCAGGCCTTGGCTGCTGGAGATCGGCTTCTCCCCTTCCCTGCTCGTTCAGAGCAAAGTCGTGGTCAACACTGACCCAG TGAGCAGGTACACCCAGCAGCTGCGACACCACCTGGGCCGTGACTCCAAGTTCATGCTGTGCTATGCCCAAAAGGAGGAGCTGCTGCTGGAGGAGATCTACATGGACACCATCATGGAGCTGGTCGGCTTCAGCAATGAGAGCCTGGGCAGCCTGGACAGCCTGGCCTGCCTCCTGGACCACACCACCGGCATCCTCAATGAGCAGGGCGAGACCATCTTCATCTTGGGCGATGCTGGGGTGGGCAAGTCCATGCTGCTGCAGCGGCTGCAGAGCCTCTGGGCCACGGGCCGGCTAGACGCAGGGGTCAAATTCTTCTTTCACTTTCGCTGCCGCATGTTCAGCTGCTTCAGGGAAAGTGACAGGCTGTGTCTGCAGGACTTGCTCTTCAAGCACTACTGCTACCCGGAGCAGGACCCTGAGGAGGTGTTCGCCTTTCTGCTGCGCTTCCCCCATGTGGCCCTCTTCACCTTTGACGGCCTGGACGAGCTGCACTCGGACTTGGACCTGAGCCGCGTGCCTGACAGCTCCTGCCCCTGGGAGCCTGCCCACCCCCTCGTCCTGCTGGCCAACCTGCTCAGCGGGAAGCTGCTCAAGGGGGCTAGCAAGCTGCTCACGGCCCGCACAGGCATCGAGGTCCCGCGCCAGTTCCTGCGGAAGAAGGTGCTTCTCCGGGGCTTCTCCCCCAGCCACCTGCGTGCCTATGCCAGGAAGATGTTCCCCGAGCGGGCTCTGCAGGACCACCTGCTGAGCCAGCTGGAGGCCAACCCCAACCTCTGCAGCCTGTGCTCTGTACCCCTCTTCTGCTGGATCATCTTCCGGTGCTTCCAGCACTTCCGTGCCGCCTTCGAAGGCTCACCACAGCTGCCCAACTGCATGATGACCCTGACGGACGTCTTCCTGCTGGTCACTGAGGTCCACCTGAACAGGATGCAGCCCAGCAGCCTGGTGCAGCGGAACACACGCAGCCCGGTGGAGACCCTCCGCGCCGGCCGGGACACTCTGTGCTCGCTGGGGCAGGTGGCCCACCGGGGCATGGAGAGGAGCCTCTTTGTCTTCACCCAGGAGGAGGTGCAGGCCTCCGGGCTGCAGGAGGGAGACATGCAGCTGGGCTTCCTGCGGGCTTTGCCGGAGCTGGGCCCCGGGGGCGACCAGCAGTCCTATGAGTTTTTCCATCTCACCCTCCAGGCCTTCTTTACAGCCTTTTTCCTTGTGCTGGACGACAAGGTGGGCACTCGGGAGCTGCTCAGGTTCTTCCAGGAGTGGATGCCCCCTGGGGGGGCAGCGGCCGCATCCTGCTATCCTCCCTTCCTCCCGTTCCAGTGCCTGCGGGGCATCGGTCCATCACGGGAAGACCTCTTCAAGAACAAGGATCACTTCCAGTTCACCAACCTCTTCCTGTGTGGGCTGTTGTCCAAAGCCAAACAGAAGCTCTTGCGGCACCTGGTGCCCGCGGCAGCCCTGAGGAGGAAGCGCAAAGCCCTGTGGGCACACCTGTTTTCCAGCCTGCGGGGCTATCTGAAGAGCCTGCCCCGAGTTCAGGTCGAAAGCTTCAACCAGGTGCAGGCCATGCCCACGTTCATCTGGATGCTGCGCTGCATCTATGAGACGCAGAGCCAGAAGGTGGGGCAGCTGGCGGCCAGGGGCATCTGCGCCAACTACCTCAAGCTGACCTACTGCAATGCTTGCTCGGCTGACTGCAGCGCCCTGTCCTTCGTCCTGCATCACTTCCCCAAGCGGCTGGCCCTAGACCTGGACAACAACAATCTCAACGACTACGGCGTGCGGGAGCTGCGGCCCTGCTTCAGCCGCCTCACCGTTATCAG ACTCAGTGTAAACCAGATCACTGACGGTGGGGTAAAGGTGCTAAGCGAAGAGCTGACCAAATACAAAATTGTGACATATTTGGG TTTATACAACAACCAGATCACCGATGTCGGAGCCAGGTACGTCACCAAAATCCTGGATGAATGCAAAGGCCTCACACACCTTAA ActgggaaaaaacaaaataacgaGTGAAGGAGGGAAGTGTCTCGCCCTGGCTGTGAAGAACAGCAAATCAATCTCTGACGTTGG GATGTGGGGCAATCAAGTTGGGGATGAAGGAGCAAAAGCCTTCGCAGAGGCTCTGCGGAACCACCCCAGCTTGACCACCCTGAG TCTTGCGTCCAACGGCGTCTCCACAGAAGGAGGAAAGAGTCTCGCGAGGGCCCTGCAGCAGAACACGTCTCTAGAAATACTGTG gttGACCCAAAATGAACTCGACGATGAAGTGGCAGAGAGTTTGGCAGAAATGTTGAAAGTCAACCAGACGTTAAAGCATTTATG
- the NOD1 gene encoding nucleotide-binding oligomerization domain-containing protein 1 isoform X2, with protein MEEQGHSEMEIIPSESHPHIQLLKSNRELLVTRIRNTQCLVDNLLKNDYFSTEDAEIVCACPTQPDKVRKILDLVQSKGEEVSEFFLYLLQQLADAYVDLRPWLLEIGFSPSLLVQSKVVVNTDPVSRYTQQLRHHLGRDSKFMLCYAQKEELLLEEIYMDTIMELVGFSNESLGSLDSLACLLDHTTGILNEQGETIFILGDAGVGKSMLLQRLQSLWATGRLDAGVKFFFHFRCRMFSCFRESDRLCLQDLLFKHYCYPEQDPEEVFAFLLRFPHVALFTFDGLDELHSDLDLSRVPDSSCPWEPAHPLVLLANLLSGKLLKGASKLLTARTGIEVPRQFLRKKVLLRGFSPSHLRAYARKMFPERALQDHLLSQLEANPNLCSLCSVPLFCWIIFRCFQHFRAAFEGSPQLPNCMMTLTDVFLLVTEVHLNRMQPSSLVQRNTRSPVETLRAGRDTLCSLGQVAHRGMERSLFVFTQEEVQASGLQEGDMQLGFLRALPELGPGGDQQSYEFFHLTLQAFFTAFFLVLDDKVGTRELLRFFQEWMPPGGAAAASCYPPFLPFQCLRGIGPSREDLFKNKDHFQFTNLFLCGLLSKAKQKLLRHLVPAAALRRKRKALWAHLFSSLRGYLKSLPRVQVESFNQVQAMPTFIWMLRCIYETQSQKVGQLAARGICANYLKLTYCNACSADCSALSFVLHHFPKRLALDLDNNNLNDYGVRELRPCFSRLTVIRLSVNQITDGGVKVLSEELTKYKIVTYLGLYNNQITDVGARYVTKILDECKGLTHLKLGKNKITSEGGKCLALAVKNSKSISDVGMWGNQVGDEGAKAFAEALRNHPSLTTLSLASNGVSTEGGKSLARALQQNTSLEILLTQNELDDEVAESLAEMLKVNQTLKHLWLIQNQITAKGTAQLADALQSNTGITEICLNGNLIKPEEAKVYEDEKRIICF; from the exons ATGGAAGAGCAGGGCCACAGTGAGATGGAAATAATCCCATCAGAGTCTCACCCCCACATTCAATTACTGAAAAGCAACCGGGAACTTCTGGTCACTCGCATCCGCAACACTCAGTGTCTGGTGGACAACTTACTGAAGAATGACTACTTCTCCACCGAAGACGCCGAGATTGTGTGTGCCTGCCCCACCCAGCCTGACAAG GTCCGCAAAATTCTGGACCTGGTACAGAGCAAGGGCGAAGAGGTATCCGAGTTCTTCCTCTACTTGCTCCAGCAACTTGCAGATGCTTACGTGGACCTCAGGCCTTGGCTGCTGGAGATCGGCTTCTCCCCTTCCCTGCTCGTTCAGAGCAAAGTCGTGGTCAACACTGACCCAG TGAGCAGGTACACCCAGCAGCTGCGACACCACCTGGGCCGTGACTCCAAGTTCATGCTGTGCTATGCCCAAAAGGAGGAGCTGCTGCTGGAGGAGATCTACATGGACACCATCATGGAGCTGGTCGGCTTCAGCAATGAGAGCCTGGGCAGCCTGGACAGCCTGGCCTGCCTCCTGGACCACACCACCGGCATCCTCAATGAGCAGGGCGAGACCATCTTCATCTTGGGCGATGCTGGGGTGGGCAAGTCCATGCTGCTGCAGCGGCTGCAGAGCCTCTGGGCCACGGGCCGGCTAGACGCAGGGGTCAAATTCTTCTTTCACTTTCGCTGCCGCATGTTCAGCTGCTTCAGGGAAAGTGACAGGCTGTGTCTGCAGGACTTGCTCTTCAAGCACTACTGCTACCCGGAGCAGGACCCTGAGGAGGTGTTCGCCTTTCTGCTGCGCTTCCCCCATGTGGCCCTCTTCACCTTTGACGGCCTGGACGAGCTGCACTCGGACTTGGACCTGAGCCGCGTGCCTGACAGCTCCTGCCCCTGGGAGCCTGCCCACCCCCTCGTCCTGCTGGCCAACCTGCTCAGCGGGAAGCTGCTCAAGGGGGCTAGCAAGCTGCTCACGGCCCGCACAGGCATCGAGGTCCCGCGCCAGTTCCTGCGGAAGAAGGTGCTTCTCCGGGGCTTCTCCCCCAGCCACCTGCGTGCCTATGCCAGGAAGATGTTCCCCGAGCGGGCTCTGCAGGACCACCTGCTGAGCCAGCTGGAGGCCAACCCCAACCTCTGCAGCCTGTGCTCTGTACCCCTCTTCTGCTGGATCATCTTCCGGTGCTTCCAGCACTTCCGTGCCGCCTTCGAAGGCTCACCACAGCTGCCCAACTGCATGATGACCCTGACGGACGTCTTCCTGCTGGTCACTGAGGTCCACCTGAACAGGATGCAGCCCAGCAGCCTGGTGCAGCGGAACACACGCAGCCCGGTGGAGACCCTCCGCGCCGGCCGGGACACTCTGTGCTCGCTGGGGCAGGTGGCCCACCGGGGCATGGAGAGGAGCCTCTTTGTCTTCACCCAGGAGGAGGTGCAGGCCTCCGGGCTGCAGGAGGGAGACATGCAGCTGGGCTTCCTGCGGGCTTTGCCGGAGCTGGGCCCCGGGGGCGACCAGCAGTCCTATGAGTTTTTCCATCTCACCCTCCAGGCCTTCTTTACAGCCTTTTTCCTTGTGCTGGACGACAAGGTGGGCACTCGGGAGCTGCTCAGGTTCTTCCAGGAGTGGATGCCCCCTGGGGGGGCAGCGGCCGCATCCTGCTATCCTCCCTTCCTCCCGTTCCAGTGCCTGCGGGGCATCGGTCCATCACGGGAAGACCTCTTCAAGAACAAGGATCACTTCCAGTTCACCAACCTCTTCCTGTGTGGGCTGTTGTCCAAAGCCAAACAGAAGCTCTTGCGGCACCTGGTGCCCGCGGCAGCCCTGAGGAGGAAGCGCAAAGCCCTGTGGGCACACCTGTTTTCCAGCCTGCGGGGCTATCTGAAGAGCCTGCCCCGAGTTCAGGTCGAAAGCTTCAACCAGGTGCAGGCCATGCCCACGTTCATCTGGATGCTGCGCTGCATCTATGAGACGCAGAGCCAGAAGGTGGGGCAGCTGGCGGCCAGGGGCATCTGCGCCAACTACCTCAAGCTGACCTACTGCAATGCTTGCTCGGCTGACTGCAGCGCCCTGTCCTTCGTCCTGCATCACTTCCCCAAGCGGCTGGCCCTAGACCTGGACAACAACAATCTCAACGACTACGGCGTGCGGGAGCTGCGGCCCTGCTTCAGCCGCCTCACCGTTATCAG ACTCAGTGTAAACCAGATCACTGACGGTGGGGTAAAGGTGCTAAGCGAAGAGCTGACCAAATACAAAATTGTGACATATTTGGG TTTATACAACAACCAGATCACCGATGTCGGAGCCAGGTACGTCACCAAAATCCTGGATGAATGCAAAGGCCTCACACACCTTAA ActgggaaaaaacaaaataacgaGTGAAGGAGGGAAGTGTCTCGCCCTGGCTGTGAAGAACAGCAAATCAATCTCTGACGTTGG GATGTGGGGCAATCAAGTTGGGGATGAAGGAGCAAAAGCCTTCGCAGAGGCTCTGCGGAACCACCCCAGCTTGACCACCCTGAG TCTTGCGTCCAACGGCGTCTCCACAGAAGGAGGAAAGAGTCTCGCGAGGGCCCTGCAGCAGAACACGTCTCTAGAAATACT gttGACCCAAAATGAACTCGACGATGAAGTGGCAGAGAGTTTGGCAGAAATGTTGAAAGTCAACCAGACGTTAAAGCATTTATG
- the NOD1 gene encoding nucleotide-binding oligomerization domain-containing protein 1 isoform X5: MEEQGHSEMEIIPSESHPHIQLLKSNRELLVTRIRNTQCLVDNLLKNDYFSTEDAEIVCACPTQPDKVRKILDLVQSKGEEVSEFFLYLLQQLADAYVDLRPWLLEIGFSPSLLVQSKVVVNTDPVSRYTQQLRHHLGRDSKFMLCYAQKEELLLEEIYMDTIMELVGFSNESLGSLDSLACLLDHTTGILNEQGETIFILGDAGVGKSMLLQRLQSLWATGRLDAGVKFFFHFRCRMFSCFRESDRLCLQDLLFKHYCYPEQDPEEVFAFLLRFPHVALFTFDGLDELHSDLDLSRVPDSSCPWEPAHPLVLLANLLSGKLLKGASKLLTARTGIEVPRQFLRKKVLLRGFSPSHLRAYARKMFPERALQDHLLSQLEANPNLCSLCSVPLFCWIIFRCFQHFRAAFEGSPQLPNCMMTLTDVFLLVTEVHLNRMQPSSLVQRNTRSPVETLRAGRDTLCSLGQVAHRGMERSLFVFTQEEVQASGLQEGDMQLGFLRALPELGPGGDQQSYEFFHLTLQAFFTAFFLVLDDKVGTRELLRFFQEWMPPGGAAAASCYPPFLPFQCLRGIGPSREDLFKNKDHFQFTNLFLCGLLSKAKQKLLRHLVPAAALRRKRKALWAHLFSSLRGYLKSLPRVQVESFNQVQAMPTFIWMLRCIYETQSQKVGQLAARGICANYLKLTYCNACSADCSALSFVLHHFPKRLALDLDNNNLNDYGVRELRPCFSRLTVIRLSVNQITDGGVKVLSEELTKYKIVTYLGLWKSVDSTCFKK; this comes from the exons ATGGAAGAGCAGGGCCACAGTGAGATGGAAATAATCCCATCAGAGTCTCACCCCCACATTCAATTACTGAAAAGCAACCGGGAACTTCTGGTCACTCGCATCCGCAACACTCAGTGTCTGGTGGACAACTTACTGAAGAATGACTACTTCTCCACCGAAGACGCCGAGATTGTGTGTGCCTGCCCCACCCAGCCTGACAAG GTCCGCAAAATTCTGGACCTGGTACAGAGCAAGGGCGAAGAGGTATCCGAGTTCTTCCTCTACTTGCTCCAGCAACTTGCAGATGCTTACGTGGACCTCAGGCCTTGGCTGCTGGAGATCGGCTTCTCCCCTTCCCTGCTCGTTCAGAGCAAAGTCGTGGTCAACACTGACCCAG TGAGCAGGTACACCCAGCAGCTGCGACACCACCTGGGCCGTGACTCCAAGTTCATGCTGTGCTATGCCCAAAAGGAGGAGCTGCTGCTGGAGGAGATCTACATGGACACCATCATGGAGCTGGTCGGCTTCAGCAATGAGAGCCTGGGCAGCCTGGACAGCCTGGCCTGCCTCCTGGACCACACCACCGGCATCCTCAATGAGCAGGGCGAGACCATCTTCATCTTGGGCGATGCTGGGGTGGGCAAGTCCATGCTGCTGCAGCGGCTGCAGAGCCTCTGGGCCACGGGCCGGCTAGACGCAGGGGTCAAATTCTTCTTTCACTTTCGCTGCCGCATGTTCAGCTGCTTCAGGGAAAGTGACAGGCTGTGTCTGCAGGACTTGCTCTTCAAGCACTACTGCTACCCGGAGCAGGACCCTGAGGAGGTGTTCGCCTTTCTGCTGCGCTTCCCCCATGTGGCCCTCTTCACCTTTGACGGCCTGGACGAGCTGCACTCGGACTTGGACCTGAGCCGCGTGCCTGACAGCTCCTGCCCCTGGGAGCCTGCCCACCCCCTCGTCCTGCTGGCCAACCTGCTCAGCGGGAAGCTGCTCAAGGGGGCTAGCAAGCTGCTCACGGCCCGCACAGGCATCGAGGTCCCGCGCCAGTTCCTGCGGAAGAAGGTGCTTCTCCGGGGCTTCTCCCCCAGCCACCTGCGTGCCTATGCCAGGAAGATGTTCCCCGAGCGGGCTCTGCAGGACCACCTGCTGAGCCAGCTGGAGGCCAACCCCAACCTCTGCAGCCTGTGCTCTGTACCCCTCTTCTGCTGGATCATCTTCCGGTGCTTCCAGCACTTCCGTGCCGCCTTCGAAGGCTCACCACAGCTGCCCAACTGCATGATGACCCTGACGGACGTCTTCCTGCTGGTCACTGAGGTCCACCTGAACAGGATGCAGCCCAGCAGCCTGGTGCAGCGGAACACACGCAGCCCGGTGGAGACCCTCCGCGCCGGCCGGGACACTCTGTGCTCGCTGGGGCAGGTGGCCCACCGGGGCATGGAGAGGAGCCTCTTTGTCTTCACCCAGGAGGAGGTGCAGGCCTCCGGGCTGCAGGAGGGAGACATGCAGCTGGGCTTCCTGCGGGCTTTGCCGGAGCTGGGCCCCGGGGGCGACCAGCAGTCCTATGAGTTTTTCCATCTCACCCTCCAGGCCTTCTTTACAGCCTTTTTCCTTGTGCTGGACGACAAGGTGGGCACTCGGGAGCTGCTCAGGTTCTTCCAGGAGTGGATGCCCCCTGGGGGGGCAGCGGCCGCATCCTGCTATCCTCCCTTCCTCCCGTTCCAGTGCCTGCGGGGCATCGGTCCATCACGGGAAGACCTCTTCAAGAACAAGGATCACTTCCAGTTCACCAACCTCTTCCTGTGTGGGCTGTTGTCCAAAGCCAAACAGAAGCTCTTGCGGCACCTGGTGCCCGCGGCAGCCCTGAGGAGGAAGCGCAAAGCCCTGTGGGCACACCTGTTTTCCAGCCTGCGGGGCTATCTGAAGAGCCTGCCCCGAGTTCAGGTCGAAAGCTTCAACCAGGTGCAGGCCATGCCCACGTTCATCTGGATGCTGCGCTGCATCTATGAGACGCAGAGCCAGAAGGTGGGGCAGCTGGCGGCCAGGGGCATCTGCGCCAACTACCTCAAGCTGACCTACTGCAATGCTTGCTCGGCTGACTGCAGCGCCCTGTCCTTCGTCCTGCATCACTTCCCCAAGCGGCTGGCCCTAGACCTGGACAACAACAATCTCAACGACTACGGCGTGCGGGAGCTGCGGCCCTGCTTCAGCCGCCTCACCGTTATCAG ACTCAGTGTAAACCAGATCACTGACGGTGGGGTAAAGGTGCTAAGCGAAGAGCTGACCAAATACAAAATTGTGACATATTTGGG ACTTTGGAAATCAGTAGACAGCACGTGCTTCAAAAAATAG